A window of the Besnoitia besnoiti strain Bb-Ger1 chromosome VI, whole genome shotgun sequence genome harbors these coding sequences:
- a CDS encoding hypothetical protein (encoded by transcript BESB_067960) translates to MEELGAAQSAMRFPSASAVATAALASSRRFALVPFSTSALSPFVSQSSLSALSHARAPPASCAAAQQPHANAPDAGVATQSLPASPLLSASSGTESSAGPPPQAFFSSRLCAELAVDTCAASIASFGVSPFVTIIDRSIVRNAAGVQSLWASIAAGFRDIVFRPRLFFSGRDFRIVCGVYAGTYLAANGAVTVARHLNQTDVSTEFTKFLSATAANMYLCIRKDIIFAQLFNRQPTAQSVSAPATPASLPSSSAVNRGASVSSAGGSLAGSAATVAKASSRRFPLVSTLLFVFRDSLTIAASFNAPAYVASWLSRQATPRGATGSPQAGASGAMQARAGADETQQLTAEERHAAARADGAFATLPEAHRDWTGADQDDPVAAGGGESIGAAIDGQRVWRHFAHRLAEDRAFADSTAQVLCPVGIQLFSTPLHLLALDIFNNPGRSPGQRSRFLVTAYGGTVLARASRILPAFGIGGILNTRLKDGLRKFIPASEAKAELRAGCRE, encoded by the coding sequence ATGGAGGAActtggcgccgcgcagagcgccaTGCGCTTCCCGTCTGCATCTGCGgtggcgaccgccgcgctcgcATCGTCacggcgcttcgccctcgtccCCTTTTCAACTTCTGCCCTTTCTCCGTTTGTTTCGCAATCCTCGCTGAGTGCCCTCTCGCACGCCCGCGCCCCCCCTGCCTCGTGCGCAGCCGCTCAGCAGCCCCATGCAAACGCGCCTGACGCAGGCGTGGCGACCCAGTCGctccccgcctcgcctcttcttaGCGCTTCCTCCGGTACAGAGTCTTCGGCAGGGCCGCCACCGCaggctttcttctcctcgcgcctctgcgcagagctGGCAGTTGACACGTGTGCGGCGTCGATCGCTTCGTTCGGCGTGTCGCCCTTCGTCACCATCATCGATAGGTCGATTGTGAGGAATGCAGCGGGTGTGCAGAGTTTGTGGGCTTCGATTGCTGCGGGTTTCCGCGACATCGTcttccgcccgcgcctcttcttcagcggcaGAGATTTCCGcatcgtctgcggcgtctacGCGGGAACCTACCTCGCGGCCAACGGCGCCGTCACGGTAGCGCGGCATTTAAACCAGACAGACGTGTCGACCGAGTTCACCAAGTTCCTGTCCGCCACAGCTGCGAACATGTATCTGTGCATTCGCAAAGATATCATTTTCGCGCAGCTGTTTAACCGCCAACCAACGGCGCAGTCGGTTTCGGCTCCTgcgacgcccgcgtctctgccgtcttcctctgcggtcAACCGGGgagcctctgtctcttcagctggcggcagcttggcgggctccgcggcgacagtggcgaaggcgagcagccgccgcttTCCTCTCGTTTCTACGCTCCTCTTTGTCTTCAGGGACTCACTGACGATCGCCGCCTCGTTCAACGCGCCTGCGTACGTCGCCTCGTGGCTCTCTCGCCAGGCTACGCCGCGGGGCGCGACGGGAAGCCCGCAGGCCGGAGCCTCTGGCGCcatgcaggcgcgggcgggcgctgacgagacgcagcagctgacCGCTGAAGAGCGACACGCAGCTGCCCGTGCAGATGGGGCGTTCGCTACGTTGCCTGAGGCTCACAGGGATTGGACTGGCGCTGACCAAGATGACCCGGTcgcagcaggaggcggagaaagcATCGGGGCAGCGATCGACGGACAGAGGGTGTGGAGGCACTTTGCCCATAGACTTGCGGAGGATCGTGCGTTTGCAGACTCCACAGCGCAGGTTCTGTGCCCCGTGGGCATCCAGCTGTTCTCCACGCCCCTGCACCTTCTCGCACTCGACATCTTCAACAACCCTGGTCGCTCACCTGGACAGAGGTCGCGCTTTCTCGTCACGGCGTACGGCGGGACAGtcctcgcgcgggcgtcgcgcatTCTGCCTGCCTTCGGAATTGGGGGGATTCTGAACACACGGCTCAAAGACGGACTGAGAAAGTTCATTCCTGCctcggaggcgaaggcggaacTGCGTGCCGGATGCCGAGAATGA
- a CDS encoding S15 sporozoite-expressed protein (encoded by transcript BESB_067970) — protein sequence MERLGTCRFDPLSEVALPSGIVMWTPHQYYDGAGWVALPEREKLIMRPTRWADARLRFLDPVDELPDVFKTVQSGAFDVKCWSRGDCQLGIEGDKTVFIKAPFANDVAVYVHPDRLPAFPKSWKPLVFLLNESVGTFRLTENLCLVLTVQQDKTMSISCVDYNGGFACAHPKTNVAAAYGSYVVKGFEKLPQCEVIPKMVTSSGDWGFFVQFYEWGFLFIPKSVELIRPQSVLGAVGVGRRVETVGLIFHPPNMFIHVKLDIPPKTTRNIEFGKHFQITAKKTSETDIEVYLVLDNQLAKYSYSFDIRVNKPEKPKHTDHIHFKCNVEPDEKKKTDPKYKLTASKDSAVLMGQGCPSGSPSEQLVNEQVIAYYDAEICMYYTHPPALKLSKAFADVAICE from the exons ATGGAACGCTTGGGCACTTGCCGGTTTGACCCTCTTTCTGAGGTGGCACTACCGTCCGGTATTGTGATGTGGACGCCTCATCAATACTACGACGGTGCTG GTTGGGTTGCGTTACCAGAACGCGAGAAGTTAATCATGCGGCCGACGCGATGGGCAGACGCTCGCCTCCGTTTTCTAGACCCCGTAGACGAGCTCCCTGACGTCTTTAAAACCGTTCAGTCCGGCGCTTTCGACGTAAAG TGCTGGAGCAGAGGCGACTGCCAACTGGGTATCGAAGGAGACAAGACGGTTTTTATTAAGGCGCCCTTCGCGAACGACGTGGCTGTGTACGTGCATCCGGATCGCCTTCCAGCGTTTCCCAAGTCGTGGAAACctctcgtttttctcctcaACGAATCGGTCGGGACGTTTCGTCTGACGGAGAACCTGTGTCTCGTCCTGACTGTGCAGCAGGACAAGACTATGAGCATCAGCTGCGTGGACTACAATGGGGGATTTGCGTGCGCACACCCCAAGACCaatgtcgccgccgcgtacGGCTCCTACGTCGTGAAGGGCTTTGAGAAGCTTCCGCAGTGTGAAGTGATTCCCAAGATGGTAACCTCTTCTGGAGACTGGGGGTTCTTCGTCCAATTCTACGAGTGGGGTTTCCTCTTCATCCCAAAGAGTGTCGAGCTCATCCGGCCCCAGTCTGTGTTAGGCGCTGTCGGTGTGGGCAGGAGGGTGGAGACTGTTGGCTTGATCTTCCACCCTCCGAACATGTTCATTCACGTGAAATTGGATATCCCGCCCAAGACCACGCGCAATATAGAGTTCGGGAAGCACTTTCAGATAACGGCGAAGAAAACCAGCGAGACGGACATCGAGGTATACCTCGTGCTTGACAACCAGCTGGCCAAATACAGCTACTCCTTCGACATCCGCGTCAACAAGCCAGAAAAACCCAAGCACACAGACCACATTCACTTCAAGTGCAACGTGGAACCGgacgaaaagaagaaaactgaCCCGAAGTACAAACTCACTGCCAGCAAGGACTCTGCTGTTCTTATGGGACAAGGCTGCCCGTCCGGCTCCCCCAGTGAACAACTCGTCAACGAGCAAGTCATTGCGTACTACGACGCCGAAATCT GCATGTACTACACTCATCCACCCGCCCTGAAGCTCAGCAAGGCGTTCGCCGACGTTGCCATTTGCGAGTGA